ATCTGCCGTCAGGGCTTTGGAGAAACACGTCTAAATTAGGGGGACGGGAGACAGCGAGGCAGCCCGGTGGGCTTCCAGCCGGAGCAGCCGGCTGGCCGGGCAGAGCTCGCTTTGGCACGGgtgggctcgggggggggggagcggagcagcagctctgcggTGTTTGTGCCCCGCCTCGTCCCTCAGGGGGTGCGAAGACACGAGGAGAGCCCTCGGAGTGGGGAGGAACATCTGCACGGGGCTATTGCATCCCCGCGCCTAGGCGGGCCGGCCCAGAGCTGAGATCCTGCTGTTAAAATGGGGGCGAAGTaggcaggagagctgtgagAGGGGGTTGGGTGGAGGTTAAGCTGGCGTGTGGGCCGGGAGGTGAGGCTTGGTGGGGGTGGAGAGCAAGTAAAAGTTGTTCGGGTCTCCTCGTGACCTCATGGTAGGGCCCCAGCCGGTGTTAAGGTTCCCAAAACTGGGGAGGATTCAGCTGCTTTCAGTTCTGTGGCATGGTCGGGCTGGAGCATGTGTGTGCGGTGAGCAGGTTGAGCGGGCTCAGCTGTCGCAGAAAGCACCGAGCTGCCTCTGGCACCCCACCAGGCTGCCAGGGAGGCGGTGGAGCCCCCggccctgggggtgtttaagggaCACGGGTTGGCGTCCCTGGGGCTCGCAGGGAGCCTCGCGGGACTCCTGCTCCGCACGTCTCCTCGCTCACCGTTGGGTTTATCTGTTTGGTTCCAGGCTGCGGTGTCCGACATGGATCTCCTCGTGTTCTGCCCctttctgctggtgctggtgctgcccggGGGCAGCCTGGCAGacctggagaagcagagggtGGACTCCGGCTTGGAAATCTGTATCCTTCTCCTCAGGCCCTCGCCTCCACCATGCTCGTAACCGGCGGGGCCGGAGAGCGCTCGCACGCGCGAGGAGGGTCAGGGACGGCACAAAGGGGAAcgtggggatggaggggagaggagggaagggtcTTCAGGCCGTGACTACTGCTAATGAGATGAAAACGAGCTCCGAGGGCCCGGCTCGGTCTTTTAGGGGGAGATGCGGAGGGGCCAGGCTGGCACGGTGTGCCCGGAGGAGCGGGAGCGTGCTGTGGCGCTGGCAGCGTGGGGCCCTTGACTGCGCTGCAGATAAGAAGCTGTTCGAGGTGAAGCGCAAGGACCAGATGAACGCCCTGAAGAACCTGATCGAGCTCAACGACGTGAACCAGCAGTACAAAATCATCGACATCATGCTCAAGGGACTCTTCAAAGTGAGCGTGGGGCAGGGGACGCGTTTGGGCCATGGTGGCGCTGGGGAGGGCGGGCAGGGAATGAGGTGACAGCAGGGGTCAAGTAGTCGGGCGGGGAGCAGAAAGGAGGGCACAGTGGGGCACCCCCTGGGGGTTCAAGGGCTGCGAGGAGGAcagcggggcagggagggcagagggatGGGGCAGTGACCGAGGGCTCTTGCAGGTGCTGGAGGACTCGCGGGCAGTGCTCATAGCTGCGGACGTGCCCCCGGACGGGCCTTTCCCTCAGGATGAGAAGCTGAAGGACGGTAGGtcctccctgctcctcagccCCCGCTGCTCTGGTGCACCTCCCTTTTCTTGTGGGATCGGTGCCGGGTAGGGATAAATCCCCCTGCGCAGACACCAGGCATCCCCTGGTCCCCCTCTTTCTGTTGGGGACCCTACTGCTGTCTCCCTGACCCGTTTGCACTGGGGGTGCCACCCCTTCAACCCCAACCTCCCCATCTCACCACAGACACGCTCAGGACCCTGTCCTGCCCGGGAGGGCCATGGGGGTGGGTCATCCCACAAAGCCCCCCAAACAGCTCTTGCTCTCGATCCCCTTTCCTGGGTGACACCACGTGGATGTAGGATTTCACAGCCCGCATCACCTCTCCCTTACCCCGTCTCCATCCTCAGCATCTCGTGGCTGGCATCTGCTGGCAATGCCTGGG
This genomic window from Cygnus olor isolate bCygOlo1 chromosome 1, bCygOlo1.pri.v2, whole genome shotgun sequence contains:
- the CCDC134 gene encoding coiled-coil domain-containing protein 134 isoform X1 produces the protein MEGRGGKGLQAVTTANEMKTSSEGPARSFRGRCGGARLARCARRSGSVLWRWQRGALDCAADKKLFEVKRKDQMNALKNLIELNDVNQQYKIIDIMLKGLFKVLEDSRAVLIAADVPPDGPFPQDEKLKDAYSHVVENTAFFGDVVLRFPKIVHHYFDRNSNWNNLIRWGIGFCNLTGVFERGPHSQLLGLMAQELGISEKSPDYRNPFKADHSEFFPSADTFQKALREEEKRRKKEEKRKEIRKGPRISRSQSEL